Proteins co-encoded in one Chroicocephalus ridibundus chromosome 6, bChrRid1.1, whole genome shotgun sequence genomic window:
- the ZNF518A gene encoding zinc finger protein 518A — translation MPSEKEQFFPDKKQINLLKHNAANNFSTDATLEKALVNDPLSMMTQPAILDVSLSYKLKNVKIDLPKVNIPNEVLMKHEVDRFRKLFQCKQQTARKSLSVEKINGSDPNCSEGSHSQNKPEVQFEEGLKTTAKILNFTCTKCKDNIRYSPNDLQKHFQLLHYGELPLYPCEMCNFSANDFQSFKQHRRTHRSTLVKCELCNDEHMYTLLDLTKHFTSKHCVNGHFQCEKCGFSTQDVGTFVQHIHRHNEIPYKCVKCHHVSFTKEEFQKHLLVHTSMFPFGCQYCSYRTSRKDYLLNHFIALHRDHLYAKEKLEKDKCEKRIGKTPAALKLVLKRYKMGASKKALWRRKKISSGSDKTGEKNGQVLRSMNKIQTKSEDLNECMRDVETNEEKDQILCTEKHNVTGGMRSATAAQYSKADDGTSYGLGLLKNAVHGPTVLMVKNNKISVPANYSAKFMGFKMVDGKQHIVIKLLPTSKQNSHLLGQKADPVTDGSTTPLLQTADPRGLSSGAMPHITDQSTLKNNSLHPLTSPPFSCSSPYSGKTKVEKQNNSLLYGRSVSQTVAPSNVAVGKSLNYLPMKLSSAVPPCDEVTKVGTRSNISWGSYSPPSHPQVLPPTITNTFHYDPMKMPFFPEMKIQNGGLNSSNGTNNLYYSTSVDSSNEGLLSFHNYSKMDTSDNPCSMWMSTDDRYKEFISSKTVSFQNSRNESASSYSELMKSLKPEKVAPAQLNVNKTYGRINTRNNSVSSKSQSKCIVDSKCFMEDHHNGQQYLDANIHQGFENVAEKFQENGSDCVNSVLMPKITSVFSLQSEQAANYLSPEINQLLQDVLKVKATTQQESHSKSNNCVKLHCDKLLSGHEPGNKAFTHIKNSATACGFQRPPTNVDFHLYKRELNARCGINEGTHCGRERQAPRTSFDSQRMDKLSRTPGVGTLLKTHTDAIVTQQLVKDKILSATQNPSSFSPVLQEQKKPLLVQSPSSGFFVPLHLANQPGLQVVSGKSLPSTSLSDGHVTKGVPTSFVLNKGPGMILTFSGAIGTVANVPSDSSQVLGQVASREYGKITIPASKVEGKNDSFRSVRSSCNRRACSTANDSSNSMPFKGSFVIANSSETSVKGISSVKMLSEHQDAVFGSLESVNQQEIKQKQHVYALLPDGQQAVFLKCMTPNKPVVHKHSVFQDNAHYQNCQPKKTGAMQQKLLLKIKTSDTLADTTQSVSNSVPSLHLDNLQSLTPALAQKQTRLTSNDALILPGRLTPANASLASSNPACCVPPVEPVYSTKSAGTQLQKGSMESTQVITANNRNNFGSQKSTWSTRNRTAKVKPRLKRTVSKSSETVGVQRNKNFKRKSKDNCPEPPRKKVMLHRKCKEKNQAEVVSESGGPYKPRASKETVRTLKLLPFNSKQLVKCPRRNQPVVVLNHPDADVPEVVNVMKTIAKFKGHVLKVSLSKRTIEALLQPAFCNPLDVTTDDFSQKRHRTIKPISPVKERFVLKLTLKKTSKNNYQIVKTTSDNTLKAKFSCWFCGRIFDNQDNWVGHGQRHLMEATRDWNSLT, via the coding sequence ATGCCATCTGAAAAGGAACagttttttcctgataaaaagcaaattaatttgttAAAACACAATGCTGCGAATAATTTTTCTACAGATGCTACTTTGGAAAAAGCACTGGTGAATGATCCGTTAAGTATGATGACTCAACCAGCAATTTTAGATGTCAGTCTCTCTTACAAactaaaaaatgtgaaaattgatTTACCCAAGGTGAACATTCCAAATGAAGTATTAATGAAACATGAAGTCGATAGATTTAgaaaactctttcagtgtaaacagCAAACTGCAAGGAAGTCCTTAAGTGTAGAGAAAATAAACGGAAGTGATCCCAATTGTTCAGAGGGAAGCCACTCGCAAAATAAACCAGAAGTGCAATTTGAAGAAGGGTTGAAAACTACAGCAAAGATACTGAATTTCACTTGTACGAAGTGCAAGGATAACATTAGGTACAGCCCAAATGAtctacagaaacattttcagctGTTACACTATGGCGAGTTGCCTTTGTATCCTTGTGAGATGTGTAACTTCTCAGCTAATGACTTTCAGTCATTTAAACAGCATAGACGCACCCATCGTAGCACTTTAGTAAAATGTGAGCTCTGTAATGATGAGCATATGTACACTTTGTTGGATTTGACAAAACACTTCACATCAAAGCATTGTGTAAATGGTCACTTCCAGTGTGAAAAATGTGGGTTTTCTACCCAGGATGTGGGCACATTTGTTCAGCACATTCACAGACATAATGAAATTCCATATAAATGTGTAAAATGCCATCACGTAAGCTTTACAAAAGAGGAGTTCCAAAAACATCTTCTTGTTCATACCAGTATGTTTCCATTTGGTTGTCAATATTGCAGTTACAGGACATCACGGAAAGATTATCTTTTAAACCACTTCATAGCTTTGCATAGAGACCACttatatgcaaaagaaaaactggaaaaggataaatgtgaaaaaagaatAGGGAAGACTCCAGCGGCACTGAAGCTTGTgttaaaaagatataaaatggGAGCATCGAAAAAAGCACTCTGGAGACGGAAAAAAATAAGCAGTGGAAGTgacaaaactggagaaaaaaatggacaaGTGCTGAGAAGTATGaataaaattcaaacaaaatctgAGGACCTGAACGAGTGTATGAGAGATGtggaaacaaatgaagaaaaagatcaaaTTCTATGTACAGAAAAGCATAATGTCACGGGTGGAATGCGCTCTGCTACTGCTGCACAATACAGTAAAGCAGATGATGGAACAAGTTATGGCTTGGGATTATTGAAAAATGCTGTTCATGGGCCAACGGTGTTGATGgtcaaaaacaacaaaatatcGGTTCCAGCAAATTACAGTGCTAAATTTATGGGATTTAAAATGGTAGATGGAAAACAACATATTGTTATAAAGTTATTACCTACAAGTAAGCAAAACTCACATTTGTTGGGTCAGAAAGCTGATCCTGTTACAGATGGTTCTACAACGCCTTTGCTGCAGACTGCTGATCCCCGTGGCTTATCTTCAGGTGCTATGCCACATATAACTGATCAGTCAACCTTAAAGAACAATTCTCTTCACCCATTAACCTCCCCTCCATTTTCTTGTTCCTCTCCttattcaggaaaaacaaaagtggaaaaacaaaataactcCTTATTGTATGGGAGGAGTGTTTCTCAAACTGTAGCACCTTCTAATGTAGCTGTAGGAAAAAGTTTGAATTATTTGCCAATGAAGCTGAGCTCAGCTGTACCTCCATGTGATGAGGTGACAAAAGTTGGAACTAGAAGTAATATCTCGTGGGGAAGCTATAGTCCTCCAAGTCATCCTCAGGTATTACCGCCCACTATTACAAATACATTTCACTATGACCCTATGAAAATGCCCTTctttcctgaaatgaaaatacaaaatggtGGCCTGAATAGTAGTAATGGAACTAATAATCTCTATTACTCAACTTCAGTGGATTCTTCTAATGAAGGGTTGCTGTCTTTTCACAACTATTCCAAAATGGACACTTCGGATAATCCATGTAGCATGTGGATGTCAACAGATGACAGATACAAAGAATTTATATCTAGCAAaacagtttcttttcaaaacagtagAAATGAATCTGCATCTTCATATTCAGAGTTGATGAAAAGCCTAAAACCAGAGAAAGTCGCACCAGCCcaattaaatgttaataaaactTACGGACGCATAAACACTAGGAATAACTCTGTGTCTTCTAAAAGCCAATCTAAATGTATTGTTGACAGCAAGTGTTTTATGGAGGACCACCATAATGGCCAGCAGTATTTGGACGCTAACATACATCAAGGCTTTGAGAACGTAGCTgagaaatttcaagaaaatggATCTGATTGTGTTAACTCGGTCTTAATGCCTAAAATCACATCTGTTTTCTCGTTGCAGAGTGAACAGGCAGCTAATTATTTATCTCCTGAAATAAACCAGTTACTGCAGGATGTGTTAAAAGTGAAAGCAACTACTCAGCAAGAATCCCACAGCAAGTCAAATAACTGCGTAAAACTTCATTGTGACAAGCTGCTTTCTGGTCATGAGCCAGGGAATAAAGCCTTTACACATATAAAAAACTCAGCAACTGCATGTGGTTTTCAGAGGCCTCCTACTAATGTAGACTTTCATTTATACAAGCGAGAGTTGAATGCAAGATGTGGCATAAATGAAGGTACGCATTGTGGGAGAGAAAGACAGGCGCCCAGAACGTCATTTGATTCGCAGCGAATGGATAAATTATCCAGAACTCCAGGTGTTGGTACGTTGCTAAAAACTCATACAGATGCAATCGTAACACAGCAGTTAGTAAAAGACAAAATACTATCTGCAACCCAGAATCCTAGCAGCTTTTCAccagttcttcaggaacagaaGAAACCCCTTTTAGTTCAGTCCCCTTCATCGGgattttttgttcctttgcacCTCGCTAACCAGCCCGGACTACAGGTGGTTTCAGGAAAATCTCTTCCATCAACCAGTTTGTCAGATGGGCATGTAACTAAAGGTGTACCaacatcttttgttttaaataaaggacCTGGAATGATATTGACTTTTAGCGGGGCAATTGGAACAGTTGCAAATGTCCCTAGTGATAGTTCTCAGGTTTTAGGGCAGGTTGCATCCAGGGAATATGGTAAAATAACCATACCAGCTTCAaaagtggaggggaaaaatgaCAGTTTCCGAAGTGTAAGAAGTTCCTGCAATAGGAGAGCATGTAGTACAGCAAATGACTCATCGAATAGCATGCCATTCAAAGGATCTTTTGTAATTGCAAACTCATCGGAGACATCTGTGAAAGGAATTTCTTCTGTGAAGATGTTATCAGAGCATCAGGATGCTGTCTTTGGTTCCTTGGAGTCAGTAAATCAACAGGAAATTAAACAGAAACAACACGTTTATGCACTTTTGCCTGATGGACAGCAGgcagtttttctgaaatgtatgACACCAAACAAGCCTGTAGTTCATAAACATAGTGTTTTTCAGGATAACGCTCATTATCAGAATTGTCAACCAAAGAAAACTGGAGCCATGCAAcaaaagcttttgctgaaaattAAGACTTCAGATACACTGGCTGATACCACTCAGTCAGTAAGCAACTCAGTGCCCTCACTACACTTGGATAATTTGCAGTCCCTTACTCCTGCACTAGCACAGAAACAAACTCGTCTTACTTCTAATGATGCCTTAATCTTACCAGGTAGGTTAACGCCAGCAAATGCCTCTTTGGCAAGCTCTAATCCAGCATGTTGTGTTCCTCCTGTAGAACCTGTTTATTCTACTAAGTCTGCAGGGACACAGTTGCAAAAAGGTTCTATGGAGAGTACACAAGTAATAACTGCTAACAACAGGAATAACTTTGGTAGTCAGAAGTCCACGTGGAGCACCcgaaacagaacagcaaaagtaAAACCTCGTTTAAAACGAACTGTGTCTAAAAGTTCAGAAACTGTGGGTGtgcaaagaaacaagaatttcaaACGGAAAAGTAAGGATAATTGCCCAGAACCTCCAAGAAAGAAAGTAATGTTGCACAGAAAGTGTAAGGAAAAGAATCAAGCTGAAGTTGTTAGTGAATCAGGTGGCCCTTACAAACCAAGGGCATCAAAAGAAACTGTGAGGACTTTGAAATTACTTCCTTTTAACTCTAAACAGCTTGTAAAATGCCCCCGGAGAAATCAGCCAGTTGTTGTGCTTAACCATCCTGATGCAGATGTTCCAGAAGTTGTAAATGTAATGAAAACCATTGCTAAATTTAAGGGACACGTTCTTAAGGTTTCATTGTCAAAAAGAACTATTGAAGCGCTTCTGCAGCCAGCCTTTTGCAATCCTTTGGATGTAACTACTGatgatttttctcagaaaaggCACAGGACAATAAAACCGATTAGCCCTGTAAAAGAAAGATTTGTCTTAAAATTGACACTGAAAAAGACTAGCAAAAACAATTATCAGATTGTGAAAACTACCTCTGATAATACCTTGAAAGCTAAGTTTAGCTGCTGGTTTTGCGGTAGAATATTTGACAATCAGGATAATTGGGTAGGACATGGACAGAGGCACCTGATGGAGGCTACTCGAGATTGGAATTCATTAACGTAA